A region of the Corticium candelabrum chromosome 4, ooCorCand1.1, whole genome shotgun sequence genome:
TCGTGCACAATTTGTTAGCAAAAACACGATGTATACAGAACAACACAAGATACTTGCATTAGTTTGGCAAGCCAACACTTTAGCTGCATTACGGATAAACAGGAGTGTTCCAAAGAGGAATTACCTGTTAGTTCAGTATGAGGACCTCGTAAATAGACCTCTTCAAACAGCTCGGACAATCTTTTCCCACTTGGGAGTACCATTCCCAATGGCAGTTGAACACAAGCTTCTACAAGTGACAAAGACCAGTCTCTACCGTCAGCAGAGCACTGATAGTTGGAAACAACAGTTGTCTAATCGTCAAATCAAAGATATTGAAAACATCTGTGCAGACGTGATGACAAAACTAAATTATAAGTATACTGCTACAAAGTAACGTCAAGtttatattattgttgttatgtCCACTACTTCACAATACTGACTTGTACTTACACGCAAACATAATCCAGACAGCGTTGGTTGACTCTGGGTAAGGGTAGATGCGTACCCGTATTGCCAGCCTCACTTGATCACCTCTACAGGTGACGATCTCTGTGCATACCGGGGATTTGAGGCACGAGGCAAATATGCGGCGTGCATTAGAGTGGATGAATTGTATAGGAAAACCCTTGAAGGTATGACCATCAGCAATCGATCGACGAATTGATTGCTGGAATTCGCTGTTTCCAGCAGTCAGTCCTGTACAACGCTCTAGCTCATAAGCTGCAAGGGCTGGTGTCAGTAGATATGCAAGATGATTGTCCCAAACCGTAGACAACCCTAAATCCTATTCAGACATGTTTGTCACTGCAAAGGTATGAAGCACCACACAAATGCCTGACTTGTCTGTGCTCTGTTGTCAGTGATCTCAGCTCCAATTCCAGCTCATGACTCGATAGTCCGGCATCAATCGTATTGCCACGAAGAGGAGGATGGACAGGCCAATATGGCTACGACACAATCATTTAAAACATTAACCTATTTTACGTATCTCATCTTACCTGAAGATGCACATCACAAACTGAACGAATGGCATCCGAGCTCATGCATTTCCACAGTGTCTCATCCAAGAGAGCAAACTGACAACAGTCTAGAGAATCTGACGGCTGCACACCGAGCAATAGTGATGGTACAAGAATATAATCCAAGATAACAGATATAACCTGTGAATTTGCATAAAACGACTGATGGTTGAAAACACAGCCAACCGTTCTGTAGGGATACTTTGGCAAAGGTTGTGGCACCGCTGGTGGCTCATCGGGGTCAATAGGACAATGAACATATCTATACAAACACGCAGCAATGAAATACTGCATTGACAAACACCCTCCCCTCTCCATTCCCATACACTGACTGTTCCCTGTCCCTCACCGATGCCCCGTGAGGCTCTCCCAGAATGTAACTAAACCTGTAGTATCTATTGTCATCACCCAGGCATGAGCCATGCCTTTCGCTTTCGTTCCAATACAGACGTATGCATCCAGGCTGAATCCAAGAAGAAGACAACACAAGAGAATTGCATGGTTTTCGCAATCCTAGAAGCAAGCAATGTTtgcaaattatttttatttggttattaaaataattcaaaaattatagataattaattagcatttatatttaataaaattaaattctTAAATATGAGATATAATCTGATAGCTTCATACTCCTTTTCCTTTAGACAGATATGCGTGCATGCTGCACCATTGCTCTGTCTTTGCTCCACCACCAACAGTTGGCGCTCTCTCGTAcccaaacagactgacaaacctTGCAGCTTGCCTCGCATTGTCCAGCAATCGTCCAGCCAACAGCGGCGACAAATATGAACAAACCGGTCTGTTTATCCCATTCTCGTCTTGAGCAAAAATCTTCACCAAACGATGAGCATGGGATGGCCGAACTTGTAAATATTCCTTCCACCACTGTTTAGCATAGACTAAGAACAGACGCTCACGTTCGGCCACACGACCGTGTTCTAAACCGATTTGTGCGGTCACCACGTCATCCGACAGTACTTTCTCCAAGCGTGGCATAAGTTCCAATCGAAGCTCAAGAATTCCAGCAGGAACCTTCGCCTCTCCTCCGACTCCATTAATCTCAACTGCCACACACAATCGACTTCGACTTGACAACAACACTCTCCTCCATTCCATATAGTGTGACCCAATAAGACTACTTTCACCAGAACAATCAGTTTTAATCAACACCAAGTGGATGGGATCGGCTAAAGCCAGTGTATCTCCGGCAGAGATCATTCGATTTGAACCAGTGTCTTTGCGCAGCTCCAACAGGAAGCCTTCGCGCAGGTCTGGTTCACAACAGCTGACAACAGACCGCGACACGAACCGCTGACGACGAAAGTGTACATACAAGGTGAAAGTAGAGCTCGAATTTGTGTCCATAAGATGTTCCAAAAACGCTTTACCGCCTAGAACTTGGAGGTAAAGGTACCGTTTTGAGGAATCGACGTGAAGTGGTTTTTCGCCGCTTTCGGTCGGTcgatgtttttgtttgttcgtcaATCCCATCGACGTCATCAGTTCGTCGATGATGCCGCGGCTGTGGAGAGAACCAATGAGTCGTTGTTGGTCTAAATCGTCTGTAGTTTTTCCCGCCTGATTGTAGAGCGTTTCACTTACGAGTTCTCTGATTCGTCGCTGCATATCGTCTTGAGAGAGACGGTCGTGGATTACCTGCCGTAACTCTGTGACTTTCTCGTCTGGAAGAGAGGCCGCCATCACTTCGCCGCGTATCCAGACCGATTGCCGACCTCTCGCAGCTGATGCTGTGTGACGGGACAAAAGGTAATGTGTCCTGTacgtccatttgtgtgtgtgtgtgtgtgtgtgtgtgtgtgtgcgcgcgcgcgcgcgtgcgtgcgtgcgtgcgtgcgtgcgtgacaTGTCAAATCACTTTGCAATATATTATAATCCATCACAGGCATTGTTGTTAATCATCACAAACATGATAAAACAGAGTTGCAGCTGGCGACAGGTTAAGTTATATAAACACAACATCAAAAAGTGTATGTCTTCAAACATTCTTCAAGGGTTCCAAGGAGATGTGGTTGGATCCCACCCAGTCACTAGGTGCTCTTCAAGCTGTCCCTGAAACGCAACAAAATCAACCAACACATATTTCGTTTACACTCCTAGGCTATCATACCAGTCTATCCATATCTTCTTGACTCAGTTCAAAGTCAAACACATCGATATTGGCTTTGATACGCTCCTCTTTTGAAGACTTTGGAATGGTGACATAACCTTGTTGCAGTGACCATCGGATCAACAGTTGAGCTGTCGATTTACCAGGATACCTATTCACATTTCTGATGCTTCTGTgcagtgttaattaaattaattaaagcgcCAACCTTTTAGCTATTTCAACCAAAAGTGGATCATTCAGCTTGCGACCTTTCGTGAGTGGGGAATAGCCTTCTACAACTATTCCATTGGCGTGGCAGTACTGAACAATTTCTCTGTTTTGAAGGTATGGTGATAATTCCAACTGATTGACTGCCCGTGCAAAAATGCTCGCAGCAGTTTGACAATATTGTTAGGAGCACTTAGCATTATTACCTGTTGGAAGGATGCCTGTAGCTTTCTGTAGCtctgtgagatgatggataccaAAGTTGGATACACCAATTGACCTCAAACGCAGGAAATAGGGGTTTTgatactaattattaattattaattaattaattaagttaattacttgCAAACACCGTCTTCCTTGAGTtttgccatagcttgccatgtGGATACAGTTGAACTACCAGGAGCATGCATTAGCAGCAGATCGATGTAACCAATGTCTAGCCTGAAAGTGTAACACTAGTTTGTATTAACAAATTTCGAGAATCCGTTGTCTGTAAATCAGTTTGGGACAATTACTTTTTCAAACTTTCTCTTCCAGCTGCTAGTGTGTTGTCATATCCGTGGGCTGAGTTCCAAATCTTTAAATTCAATCAGAATGGCAAACGTGAACAAATTCCGATAATGACACCAATTCAGACATATTTACCTTGGTAGTAACAAACAACTGGTCTCTGGGTACTCCTGAGGCTTTAATACCCTTTCCTACATCTTCCTCATTTCTGAAAATAAATTTCCAAATGCGTAAGATGGTCCTCTAAATTTTGGGCAACGACGTTGCCCTTTCATAGCCACATGTTATGCCTAAAATCGGGAAatgagtacagtacatgcaagTGCTGAATGGGCTGACTATAACTAAACCATTTCATTCAGCAAATTTTTGGATCTGTGTATATTATCtgtgtatattaattattataattaattaattcaaactAAAGCGTATCCCGTAGATATACAGCGCGTTCACGGACAGGGCTAGCGCTGCTACACGGGCAGACATAGGAAGCTGCACGTCGTATTTTAAGCAGTAGATTTTGCTACCTGTACAATGCGGCAGTATCCACGTGTCTGTAGCCATGTTTAATGGCCCAGCGAACCGCTTGCTGCGTCTCTTCACCGACGTCGGCTTGGTAAACACCCAGTCCAATAATCGGTATCTTTGCACCGTCGTGCAATGGAACGGTTGTAGTCGATTCGATCGGCTTTGACATGTCGTGAAACTGACACCGTACTCTACACCACTTGAAGGGCGTGTACTTTgtttggaagttcgaggctagggCTTGGCTCTGGGTCTGGGGCGGGGACAGGGCTCTGGCAGTGGACAGAGCCTACTAGTATatccagagccgtatatagtACGACCAGAGCCGTAATATACGGCTCTGCGGCTGTAGTCCTCGTGTAGCCAGGCAAAAGGGAGTGGTTTGGTACGCGTGACTTTCGGGCGCAGTCACTTCggttaaatttaatttatttatgcATATAGGTCCGGTCTTATACGTAATTCATTTCAACAGCTTGGCTGTGATCTCATACAAAAATCTTTACTAGTTTTCATATCTTTGTGTGCAAATTATTTTCACTGTTACCATCACCGTCTGGTACTGGTTTTTACTCTAAAAATATTTGGTTTCGATTCCTGGTTTTTTTAATTGCGATCGTTCAGACTGACGTAGTTCACAGCCTCTACGTGACTGACATTCACTCCGAATGGTTGAAGTTGATATTCGGCTACATTTGTAGagtctaatatcaattatcggacactccccaatattggacactccccaatatcggacactccccaatatcggacactCTCCACTATCGGACACTCCCCAATGTCGGACACTccccaatatcggacactggcgtacggaaaccagacgaagatttcttgtatctaaggcatgaatgtagagagtagtcacacggtaacacTATGTggctagattcagcttgatcacttggcgtattgctgttcacggtgacaaaatagaacttccgctgCTTTTTTTGTATATCGGACACGCTCATTAAATATCGGACACCCTGTCGGTTTCTCCTTTCGAcggtaccacagttcactgtctgcaccttgaaataataggtacatgtctcttctactcgcaaTGATACTAACAGATCGGCAACTTTGCACattgctcttcaggaagctcaAGAAGAGGGGCGGATCTTGTTCTCTAATATCGGACACCCGATTTGCTTGATGCAAGTGCAATATAGGCGAGAACCGTGAAgaattgtgttagtgttgactgcagacgtctacTAAATGCCCACCGAGCACGGAAAGTCTTTGACTCGCCTCCGTATCAAACAAAGAAGTATTTGGAGAGAAAAGTAGATCTTGAAATGACTTCTATAATGCATGTATGGTCAATATAGACTCGGAATAGACAACTACGATCGCAAAAAGCAGTGTTCTAGATGTCAAGGCGACGTGTGTATGATATGACGCAacggtagggtctggctgcGCGAGGCTATTTACTGCCGCCGTCTCTAGATTCATTTGTTCGCGAACGATGGCGATGTTCAGGACGTGCTAGATGAAGGAAGGCTATAAATGTTCTCAGTTTAGCACCTGTagattcattcatttgtttgtggacgGCCATATCTAGCTAATTCTTTCGATACAGAGACGAGTCAAAGGCTCTTGATGCTCGTCGGGCATTTACaaaacgtctgcagtcagtattaacacaattcatcGCGGTTCTCGCCTATTTGCTctcgcatcaagcaaactcgggtgtccgatattagagaacaagacccgcccctcttcttgagcttcctgaagagcaatGTGCAAAGTTGCCGATCTGTTAGtatcactgcgagtagaagagacatgtacctattatttcaaggtgcagacagtgaactgtggtaccgTCGAAAGGAGAAACCGACGGGTGTTCgatatttgatgggcgtgtccgatatacgggaaaagcagcggaagttctattttgtcaccgtgaacagcaatacgccaagtgatcaagctgaatctagcacatagtgttaccgtgtgactacactctacattcatgccttagatacaagaaatcttcgtctggtttccgtacgccagtgtccgatattggggagtgtccgataattgatattagactCTACTTATTGTCAGATACTCCAGGGAATGATAATCGTTCTCTAAAAAGAATGACACATTCGATGAAGTCGAAACTACATTGCACGAGGATACCATGAGGGAGGAGCAACTGCTTGTTAGAAGCTCTAGATATCATTACAATAGCGACGTACGCAAGAGTGAGTGGACAGGTGTAATATTGGTTGGGAGAGCAGCAGGCACGCTTTGCTGAGTGCACCTTTGGAGACGGTCGTTTTGTTTATATAAGTTGTTATAGTTATGGCGTTGTATATCACTCGCATTCATTTCATGTCTTTCCTTTTTGTGTGGAGTGGTATCTGCTGCGTGACAGTGCAGAGCATTTTATCAGAACAGGGAATGGAAAGCATTGATTTAGAAGGGTCAGTCAATGAGTGGGACTCGACAGTACACCACAGATCAACGGACAGGAGCATTCCGAAACCGTCAGTTGGAACTCTAACTGCTGTCTATAGACGATCCATTAAGGACAGGCAGATGCTCGGGGACGTGTCAGAACAATATTATGACTACCTGGAACGAGCTCTCGCGTTTGGTGGTTATTCCGAGCTTCCCAGTCTTATACGTGGCACGTGGGTGTACACACCTCTTCTCAACTCTTGGTATCGTCTTCCGTTATCATCAAGTGAGCAACCTGTTGATAGAACAGGTCACACAATGGTGAGTTTGTGTAAAACAACTGTCGTCCTATTTGGAGGTTTTCAAGACCGAGAATCATATGCTTTCAATGACACTTGGCTCTTTAACGGTATTCGAGAAGAATGGAAGAAACTAGAAGTGAAAATGGAAGGAGAAGATGTGAAAGCTCGTGCATTTCACACCGGTGTCGTGCTGCAACAGGAAAGGAGCAGTTGTCAATGTAAagagagtttgtttgtgtttggagGATTGGAGGAACAGGGAAATAATACGGATGCGAAGCAAGTGAACGACTTGCTGGAATTGAGATGCCAGAAAGAAGAAGATGGAGAACGTACATACGCTTGGTATCGACATCAGTGCTTGAGTGAATCAGAATGCCCAAAACAGCGTCATTCACATCATGCAGTCACCATCAATGACAGCACAATGTTGGTGTATGGTGGCGTGCAAGGAACGTCTTCAATCCCGACTGATTTAGTGGGAGTACCAGATTCTTGGTTGTATGACAGCAAACGTCAAACATGGCGCAGATTTTTTACCTACGCGTTGCACCATCACAGTCTCCAGATCAGAAGCTGCGTTGTGTTCGACAAGAAGCGCAACGAGACGTTTCATCTATTAGGGAGTAACGTCTATAAACTAAATTTCGAAGCAAGCACATGGATTGAAGTTCGTCCCGTATTGAACAACTCGACTTATTCTCCCGAACAATCGATGACAGGATTGTCCGCCATCTCTACAGATTCAGGGATTTTTGTGTTCAGCGGCGTTGAGCATGATCAAGATCTACTCGAAACGAAAGTGTGGTATCTGACGTTTTTGGGCGACAGATCCGTATGGCAGCTCAATTCTGCACCAAAGAAAGCTCCTCCTGTTGACCGAGAGTGGACCCATTTGTATTCATGTCAAGTAGGTGGCAGTCTCTTTATTCGAGTTCTTCAATCATTTCATACAGACTCGCGCCACTTTTACATGAGGAACCTGTTAGAAAATGAAAAAGGCTCAACTGACAAGAAGTTACTTTGTGACAAATGCTCAAAGGTTGAACGTTATGGAGGATTTGTGGAACGTCTGTTTTTGCGGTTGTTGACTGAAGTGATCGAGGAGACACTCTCTCTTGTGTCTCATACGGTTGTCTTTACGCAATGGGAATTGGACTTGAATAGCAACACTTGGTGGCAGTATTCTACCATAAATTCTcatttgtgtttcttttaTTCAGCATCGACGGGCGTAAACGGTACCAATATCGTTACATACGGGACAGTAAGGTACATTAATAGGTGCAATAAACCGGGAATATTTAAACAACATTTTGGCAGTAACTGTTTTGTTCCTTTGCCCTCCTCGAATGTTTGTCTCTATCACACACGTCAAAGACGATGGATTGAAGCTGATACCGTCGACGCGCCTCCCCTTCGTCTCTATCCTTCCTTGGTGGACGTCGGGAACGATTCTGTTGTTATGATTGGAGGGTTTACATGCGATCGAAACACAACATTAATAACTCTGATTTACCAGGGATTCGTTACAGCAGTAGGCCGTTCTAATGAACGTCTTGCAAACATATCGTTTGCACAAGTTGAAAGGAATTGCTCTCTGTCCAACGATGTGTGGCTATTGCGTTTGCTGATAAGTGATTCGTCGGTGACAGGGCAGTGGACTCTTATTGATCCTATTCCCGGTACGGTTTCGCCTCCAGGGAGAATCGGGCATTTACTATTGACGGTAGATTCGATGGTTTTTATGGCTGGAGGATCTGACGTAGGTTCTAGTTTGCGCAATGAGTCATATAGTCGAAATGGATACCAAATGCTGTGTTCACATGATTTGTGGTATTTTGATTTGATCGGAAGGCGATGGTGGAGAGTGCAACCATCTAATCACAACGATGTGATGTTTAATCTCGTTCATCCACTAAATCTATGTAAAATGAAAGCGGGTGTGTTGGGAAAGAAACTTCTCATTGTTCGTCACAGTCTGGATGAAGCAGAAGACTATGACTATCGATCAGATAGTGTAGTTACGCTTTCTCTTGATTCCAACGAGTGgatccaacaaacagacaacgtCAGTTTTCCTGTCGACAGTCTGCACGTAGTCGATAACAGCGTTTACGTGTGTGGTAGTTTGCGAATGCCCAACGAGAAGTACAGATACGTGCCTTTACCAATAGAAAATCAAGGTCAACGAGTCTTGACGGCCATGCGGCCAGGCTGTCATGCCGGATGGTACTCTGAGAACTGGTCACTCAAACATTGCTCTCTGTGTCCGATAGGAAAGGTTGCCGTCGCCGGCTCTACATCGTGTTCACCGTGTCCTTCGGGTTTGACGACAAAAGCAGAAGGCGCCACCAACATGACTAGCTGCATATGTGACGAAACATATTGTGGTAGACATGGaacatgttttgttgttaaCAGTGAAGGGCAGCTGGAGGCTCAGTGTCAGTGTGAATTCGGTTACACGGGTTCTCGATGTCAGTATCCTACGTATTACATCATCACTACCGTGGCAATAGTTATTTTGCTTATTCTATTTTGTCTTGGGACTTTTCTGCAAAGAATGATCAAATACAGACGAGTGAAACAAGCGAGAGAGATGGAACTGGAGGAAATGGGACGCGTGTGGACAATTGATGGATCAGAGTTGAGGCTGATCGAACGTATTGATGGAGAGACGCCGGGAAGTTATGGAAACATTTATCGAGCGCGATATCGGGACATGAACGTGGCTGTGAAGAAACTAAAGATGGTGATGCGAGCAGGCAGGCAGGAGAGAGAATTCGAACGCGAGATCTTATTGATGCGTTCCATTCGTCACGCCAACATCGTGTTGTTTGTCGGTGCAGGAAGATTTGCACCAGACGAATGTCCTTTCTTGGTGTTGGAGTTTATGCAGCGCGGTGCTCTCAGTGCTATTCTTCACGATGAGTCGATTTATCTTAATTACATGCGACAGA
Encoded here:
- the LOC134178358 gene encoding centrosomal protein of 76 kDa-like isoform X2, which codes for MAASLPDEKVTELRQVIHDRLSQDDMQRRIRELVSETLYNQAGKTTDDLDQQRLIGSLHSRGIIDELMTSMGLTNKQKHRPTESGEKPLHVDSSKRYLYLQVLGGKAFLEHLMDTNSSSTFTLYVHFRRQRFVSRSVVSCCEPDLREGFLLELRKDTGSNRMISAGDTLALADPIHLVLIKTDCSGESSLIGSHYMEWRRVLLSSRSRLCVAVEINGVGGEAKVPAGILELRLELMPRLEKVLSDDVVTAQIGLEHGRVAERERLFLVYAKQWWKEYLQVRPSHAHRLVKIFAQDENGINRPVCSYLSPLLAGRLLDNARQAARFVSLFGYERAPTVGGGAKTEQWCSMHAYLSKGKGDCENHAILLCCLLLGFSLDAYVCIGTKAKGMAHAWVMTIDTTGLVTFWESLTGHRYVHCPIDPDEPPAVPQPLPKYPYRTPSDSLDCCQFALLDETLWKCMSSDAIRSVCDVHLQPYWPVHPPLRGNTIDAGLSSHELELELRSLTTEHRQDLGLSTVWDNHLAYLLTPALAAYELERCTGLTAGNSEFQQSIRRSIADGHTFKGFPIQFIHSNARRIFASCLKSPVCTEIVTCRGDQVRLAIRVRIYPYPESTNAVWIMFACKYKSVL
- the LOC134178358 gene encoding centrosomal protein of 76 kDa-like isoform X1, whose amino-acid sequence is MAASLPDEKVTELRQVIHDRLSQDDMQRRIRELVSETLYNQAGKTTDDLDQQRLIGSLHSRGIIDELMTSMGLTNKQKHRPTESGEKPLHVDSSKRYLYLQVLGGKAFLEHLMDTNSSSTFTLYVHFRRQRFVSRSVVSCCEPDLREGFLLELRKDTGSNRMISAGDTLALADPIHLVLIKTDCSGESSLIGSHYMEWRRVLLSSRSRLCVAVEINGVGGEAKVPAGILELRLELMPRLEKVLSDDVVTAQIGLEHGRVAERERLFLVYAKQWWKEYLQVRPSHAHRLVKIFAQDENGINRPVCSYLSPLLAGRLLDNARQAARFVSLFGYERAPTVGGGAKTEQWCSMHAYLSKGKGDCENHAILLCCLLLGFSLDAYVCIGTKAKGMAHAWVMTIDTTGLVTFWESLTGHRYVHCPIDPDEPPAVPQPLPKYPYRTVGCVFNHQSFYANSQPSDSLDCCQFALLDETLWKCMSSDAIRSVCDVHLQPYWPVHPPLRGNTIDAGLSSHELELELRSLTTEHRQDLGLSTVWDNHLAYLLTPALAAYELERCTGLTAGNSEFQQSIRRSIADGHTFKGFPIQFIHSNARRIFASCLKSPVCTEIVTCRGDQVRLAIRVRIYPYPESTNAVWIMFACKYKSVL
- the LOC134178829 gene encoding glyoxal reductase-like, with translation MSKPIESTTTVPLHDGAKIPIIGLGVYQADVGEETQQAVRWAIKHGYRHVDTAALYRNEEDVGKGIKASGVPRDQLFVTTKIWNSAHGYDNTLAAGRESLKKLDIGYIDLLLMHAPGSSTVSTWQAMAKLKEDGVCKSIGVSNFGIHHLTELQKATGILPTVNQLELSPYLQNREIVQYCHANGIVVEGYSPLTKGRKLNDPLLVEIAKRYPGKSTAQLLIRWSLQQGYVTIPKSSKEERIKANIDVFDFELSQEDMDRLGQLEEHLVTGWDPTTSPWNP
- the LOC134177972 gene encoding uncharacterized protein LOC134177972, giving the protein MALYITRIHFMSFLFVWSGICCVTVQSILSEQGMESIDLEGSVNEWDSTVHHRSTDRSIPKPSVGTLTAVYRRSIKDRQMLGDVSEQYYDYLERALAFGGYSELPSLIRGTWVYTPLLNSWYRLPLSSSEQPVDRTGHTMVSLCKTTVVLFGGFQDRESYAFNDTWLFNGIREEWKKLEVKMEGEDVKARAFHTGVVLQQERSSCQCKESLFVFGGLEEQGNNTDAKQVNDLLELRCQKEEDGERTYAWYRHQCLSESECPKQRHSHHAVTINDSTMLVYGGVQGTSSIPTDLVGVPDSWLYDSKRQTWRRFFTYALHHHSLQIRSCVVFDKKRNETFHLLGSNVYKLNFEASTWIEVRPVLNNSTYSPEQSMTGLSAISTDSGIFVFSGVEHDQDLLETKVWYLTFLGDRSVWQLNSAPKKAPPVDREWTHLYSCQVGGSLFIRVLQSFHTDSRHFYMRNLLENEKGSTDKKLLCDKCSKVERYGGFVERLFLRLLTEVIEETLSLVSHTVVFTQWELDLNSNTWWQYSTINSHLCFFYSASTGVNGTNIVTYGTVRYINRCNKPGIFKQHFGSNCFVPLPSSNVCLYHTRQRRWIEADTVDAPPLRLYPSLVDVGNDSVVMIGGFTCDRNTTLITLIYQGFVTAVGRSNERLANISFAQVERNCSLSNDVWLLRLLISDSSVTGQWTLIDPIPGTVSPPGRIGHLLLTVDSMVFMAGGSDVGSSLRNESYSRNGYQMLCSHDLWYFDLIGRRWWRVQPSNHNDVMFNLVHPLNLCKMKAGVLGKKLLIVRHSLDEAEDYDYRSDSVVTLSLDSNEWIQQTDNVSFPVDSLHVVDNSVYVCGSLRMPNEKYRYVPLPIENQGQRVLTAMRPGCHAGWYSENWSLKHCSLCPIGKVAVAGSTSCSPCPSGLTTKAEGATNMTSCICDETYCGRHGTCFVVNSEGQLEAQCQCEFGYTGSRCQYPTYYIITTVAIVILLILFCLGTFLQRMIKYRRVKQAREMELEEMGRVWTIDGSELRLIERIDGETPGSYGNIYRARYRDMNVAVKKLKMVMRAGRQEREFEREILLMRSIRHANIVLFVGAGRFAPDECPFLVLEFMQRGALSAILHDESIYLNYMRQITFCLDAAKGMEFLHSLQPPRIHRDLKSSNLLVSEEWTVKVADFGAARLVKAQRARQTVARRRANAFEAEDLTTPLLQPHSDLSRNAGAVLWRAPEIFLEEAYGTSADVYSYGIVMWEIVARRVPYEDREFEFIVDVKDAVLSGVRPTLPQIAARANYVDLMRQCWSGNPDERPSFSDIVARLQQMRFAESGRDRSDELVEMDESIL